One Felis catus isolate Fca126 chromosome D1, F.catus_Fca126_mat1.0, whole genome shotgun sequence DNA segment encodes these proteins:
- the LOC111556748 gene encoding proline-rich protein 33-like: MLIVAGLCPPGPSGPPPPLLPKPGKDNLRLQKLLRKAARKKMTGGGAPVPLGAFRASLSPVSEASHDQEPTAPRPAEGPRSVPALPHSPHPSIIQHVASPLQKSTAPFSFTQHRSLAAHFKATGLRLTTPVLHPTRSPSGFTQVSAPTAGATHVSQVHIRLVPSPQARTPEPCQTAPDGGPGGQDKDTVPYPPGAQPPAPAAHICPLPTEAQTAGPCPEAPPPQCPGPEVLVPREGGPRLVVPMVPTYRSPGPSPHRPASAEPVEKPPVAGPAAEAEAVSSPREASSPAPPSGPHPSPVPKVAPRPRLSGWTRLKKQLMEEAETSPCPGPEQSPEGGGQEVTAPALPASRPPASRASRMWDAVLYRMSVAKSQGSPAGPRDGACTLAGLGRLPFLCRPRFNARKLQEAAARPPPTVHSVVDLNPKPKNFNRTAAGWRLQ, encoded by the coding sequence ATGCTCATCGTGGCCGGCCTGTGCCCCCCGGGGCCCTCGGGACCCCCGCCGCCCCTGCTGCCCAAGCCAGGCAAGGACAACCTTCGTCTGCAGAAACTTCTGAGGAAGGCTGCCCGGAAGAAGATGACCGGGGGCGGGGCCCCCGTGCCACTGGGGGCTTTCCGCGCGTCCCTGTCCCCCGTGAGTGAGGCCAGCCACGACCAGGAGCCAACGGCCCCACGCCCCGCGGAGGGCCCGCGCTCCGTGCCcgccctgccccactccccccacccctccatcatcCAGCACGTGGCATCACCTCTGCAGAAGTCCACAGCCCCCTTCAGCTTCACTCAGCACAGGAGCCTGGCTGCCCACTTCAAGGCCACGGGGCTCCGGCTCACGACACCGGTCCTGCACCCCACCCGGTCCCCCAGCGGCTTCACGCAGGTCTCGGCCCCCACAGCAGGGGCCACCCACGTCAGCCAGGTACACATCCGGCTCGTGCCGTCCCCACAGGCCAGGACCCCGGAGCCCTGCCAGACGGCCCCAGATGGGGGGCCTGGTGGGCAGGACAAGGACACGGTCCCGTACCCTCCTGGggcccagcccccggcccccgcgGCCCACATCTGCCCTCTGCCCACCGAGGCCCAGACTGCCGGTCCTTGCCCTGAGGCCCCCCCTCCTCAGTGCCCTGGCCCTGAGGTCTTGGTGCCCAGAGAGGGTGGCCCTCGGCTTGTGGTGCCCATGGTCCCCACCTACCGCTCACCGGGACCCTCGCCTCACAGGCCGGCCTCAGCTGAGCCCGTGGAGAAGCCCCCTGTGGCTGGCCCTGCCGCTGAGGCCGAGGCGGTCTCCAGTCCCCGGGAGGCCTCGTCCCCGGCCCCGCCCTCAGGCCCGCACCCATCCCCTGTCCCCAAAGTTGCACCGAGGCCCCGGCTCAGCGGCTGGACGCGCCTCAAGAAGCAGCTGATGGAGGAGGCGGAAACATCCCCGTGCCCggggccagagcagagcccagaggGCGGGGGGCAAGAGGTGACAGCCCCCGCGCTCCCAGCGTCCCGGCCTCCAGCCTCCCGGGCCTCCAGGATGTGGGACGCGGTGCTGTATCGCATGTCAGTGGCCAAGTCCCAAGGCAGCCCGGCTGGGCCCAGGGATGGGGCTTGTACCCTGGCCGGCCTGGGCCGCCTGCCCTTCCTGTGCAGGCCGCGATTCAACGCCCGGAAGCTGCAGGAGGCGGCCGCCCGGCCGCCTCCTACAGTCCACTCCGTCGTGGACCTAAACCCTAAGCCCAAGAACTTCAACCGGACGGCAGCTGGCTGGAGGCTCCAGTGA